A genome region from Corynebacterium atrinae includes the following:
- the mobF gene encoding MobF family relaxase, with product MLTIARMHSESVAYYESTVETGPELGPDGYYSEDGTRPASAWVVARTGQQQAEVAEFLGTEPGAVVEGEVVQRWFNRAVAPSGNKLGRRPGASGVPGFDLTFCAPKSVSLVWGLSQDPATKKIVDQAHAQAVATALEYLSEHAGYTRKASDWDASEMVIDRVEALSGVRYEHRTSRAGDPHVHSHVLVSNRQLCADGKVRSLDSKSLFHEARAAGMLYQSVLRSTLSETLGVEWSETVNGCAEIAGLEDREVLTEYSTRMREIDLWKAENGVGESADFSRMGQKITRRIKDTDTTLTELEQRWQEQESAARIRAIIADFQPHPETETPSSVMVPTAAKVTAAVIAERSTFTRADLVEKAAEMMPVGAVSTAQIHTTIEAIVDEIIDSGTAWSVNPDAARSYTLTAREGSQRFTAEPVVEEINHGIDLATAVADRGVTAWVASTIRPVDGELSEDQAAAMRQVVTSRYRASVVVAPAGAGKTSSLKAARKVWERSGKTVVGLAPTGKAADVMVREDVAHSSATIARTLMGTKDLTPDQIAGRLGWDRDTVVVVDEAGMVATPDVVTLLEVATAADARVVLVGDPHQYAAVKARSGMLATLAYELPDAVELAEVFRQKDPGERRASQQLRNGDDTDTARAAQWYADKGRLHAGSFLAMVSDVTNGWLADLEAGRDCLLVASTREDVAVLNSCVQNAYLAFHGHDTDGPSVALAGEARAHVGDMVLTRRNDYQLVTSAGDVVRNGQRWHVQEVREDGSVSVRRLDDTGATATLPAGYAREHVQLGYASTGHAAQGVTVDVCRVMAGVGQVDRAGVYVPLTRGRDSNHLYLVDNAPGDPDTSHVRLTSKERRETTEYAKDLLIQAAGRDRADVAPHQVWRAAKRDFELARLSSNQRIDHTPFTGTRMAEVMAERHTRRRKRLDDFYRHQGSRLRPPAPSATPAAIVEQSLATRPLADVSDELLARMVTDPQGLRETHAQAVGRYEDLSTRRQQAQQAQERFADLIVQRDHVQEQLGDLRDQRADVQKVVDGLRARTGLSRLLRDRGQEDQTREQLRVLSDRIQETNTASIQLSHEIQACHEQTLHAPTDQEMTQAQDQVEELAGVVEVLDDREAITAEATWRQDATGEVTRADRNRRRAPADENPVAGDLTAEITGGSAAAFVESFTSGGWRSTAPTTEQGWHQDTWRNQGFEL from the coding sequence TTGCTGACGATTGCTCGGATGCACAGTGAGTCCGTGGCCTACTACGAGTCGACGGTGGAGACCGGCCCGGAGCTCGGGCCGGATGGTTATTACTCGGAAGATGGGACGCGTCCGGCCTCCGCGTGGGTCGTGGCGCGGACGGGCCAGCAGCAGGCTGAGGTGGCCGAGTTTCTCGGCACTGAGCCCGGTGCTGTGGTGGAAGGCGAGGTGGTGCAGCGGTGGTTTAACCGGGCGGTGGCACCGAGTGGGAACAAGTTGGGTAGGCGTCCTGGGGCGTCGGGGGTTCCGGGTTTTGATCTGACGTTTTGTGCGCCGAAAAGTGTGTCCCTGGTGTGGGGGTTGAGTCAGGATCCAGCAACGAAAAAGATCGTGGATCAGGCGCATGCGCAGGCGGTGGCCACCGCCCTCGAGTACCTGTCCGAGCACGCCGGCTACACCCGCAAAGCCTCGGACTGGGACGCAAGTGAGATGGTCATCGACCGGGTCGAAGCGTTGTCCGGGGTGCGGTATGAACACCGCACCTCCCGGGCGGGGGATCCCCATGTCCACTCGCATGTGTTGGTCTCCAATCGGCAGTTGTGTGCGGATGGGAAGGTGCGGTCGCTGGACTCGAAGTCGTTGTTTCATGAGGCGCGTGCAGCCGGGATGCTCTACCAGTCGGTGCTGCGCTCCACCCTGTCGGAGACTCTCGGGGTGGAGTGGTCGGAGACGGTCAACGGGTGCGCAGAAATCGCCGGCCTGGAGGACCGGGAAGTGTTGACGGAGTACTCCACGCGGATGCGCGAGATTGATCTGTGGAAGGCCGAGAACGGAGTGGGGGAGTCGGCTGATTTTTCGCGGATGGGGCAGAAGATCACCCGCCGGATCAAAGACACCGACACCACACTGACCGAGCTTGAGCAGCGCTGGCAGGAGCAGGAGTCGGCGGCCCGGATCCGGGCGATCATCGCCGACTTCCAGCCGCACCCTGAGACCGAGACGCCGTCGTCGGTGATGGTGCCGACCGCAGCGAAGGTGACCGCCGCGGTGATCGCGGAACGATCCACCTTCACCCGTGCGGACCTGGTGGAAAAGGCCGCGGAGATGATGCCCGTCGGCGCCGTTTCGACTGCGCAGATTCACACCACGATCGAAGCCATCGTCGACGAGATCATCGACTCCGGCACCGCGTGGTCGGTCAACCCGGATGCCGCACGCAGCTACACACTCACCGCACGCGAAGGCTCCCAGCGGTTTACTGCAGAACCGGTGGTTGAGGAGATCAACCACGGCATTGACCTGGCTACCGCCGTGGCTGATCGTGGGGTCACCGCCTGGGTGGCATCGACGATCCGGCCTGTCGACGGGGAGCTGTCGGAAGACCAGGCCGCGGCGATGCGCCAGGTCGTGACCTCGCGCTACCGGGCATCAGTGGTGGTAGCCCCTGCTGGTGCCGGTAAGACCTCCTCGCTCAAGGCAGCGCGGAAGGTGTGGGAGAGGTCAGGGAAGACCGTGGTGGGCCTGGCCCCGACGGGGAAGGCCGCTGATGTCATGGTGCGGGAAGACGTCGCGCATTCCTCGGCGACGATCGCGCGCACCCTGATGGGCACAAAGGACCTCACCCCGGACCAGATTGCTGGGCGTCTGGGCTGGGATCGCGACACTGTCGTGGTCGTCGATGAGGCGGGCATGGTTGCCACCCCGGATGTCGTCACCTTGCTGGAGGTGGCCACTGCTGCGGATGCCCGCGTGGTGCTGGTGGGTGATCCCCACCAGTACGCCGCGGTCAAGGCCCGCTCCGGGATGCTCGCGACCCTGGCCTATGAGCTGCCCGATGCCGTGGAGCTGGCGGAGGTGTTCCGGCAGAAGGATCCAGGCGAGCGTCGTGCCTCCCAGCAGCTGCGCAATGGTGATGACACCGATACCGCCCGGGCCGCGCAGTGGTACGCCGATAAGGGCCGACTGCACGCGGGGTCTTTCCTGGCGATGGTCTCCGATGTCACCAACGGGTGGCTGGCCGACCTGGAGGCCGGACGCGACTGCCTGCTGGTGGCCAGCACCCGGGAGGATGTCGCCGTACTCAACTCGTGTGTACAAAACGCCTACCTCGCCTTTCACGGCCACGACACCGACGGTCCGAGCGTGGCCCTGGCTGGGGAGGCGCGGGCGCATGTCGGGGATATGGTGCTGACCAGGCGCAACGACTACCAGCTGGTCACCAGTGCTGGGGATGTGGTGCGCAACGGCCAGCGTTGGCACGTCCAAGAGGTCCGCGAGGATGGCAGTGTGAGCGTGCGTCGCCTCGACGACACCGGCGCTACCGCCACCTTGCCGGCTGGGTATGCCCGGGAGCACGTCCAGCTCGGCTACGCCTCCACCGGGCATGCCGCCCAGGGGGTGACCGTGGATGTGTGCCGGGTGATGGCCGGTGTCGGACAGGTCGACCGGGCCGGAGTGTATGTGCCCTTAACCCGTGGTCGGGACAGCAACCATCTCTACCTGGTGGACAATGCCCCCGGTGACCCCGACACCTCCCATGTGCGCCTGACCTCTAAGGAGCGTCGGGAAACCACGGAGTACGCTAAGGACCTGCTTATTCAGGCCGCCGGCCGGGATCGTGCTGATGTGGCACCGCATCAGGTGTGGCGGGCGGCGAAACGCGACTTCGAGCTCGCGAGGTTGTCGAGCAACCAGCGCATCGACCACACTCCGTTTACCGGGACTCGCATGGCCGAGGTCATGGCCGAGCGACACACCCGACGCCGTAAGCGCCTGGATGATTTCTACCGCCATCAGGGGAGCAGGCTTCGCCCGCCGGCGCCGTCGGCGACCCCGGCTGCGATTGTGGAGCAGTCGTTGGCCACCCGCCCGCTGGCTGATGTCTCGGATGAGCTGCTTGCCCGGATGGTCACTGACCCGCAGGGTCTGCGAGAGACTCACGCCCAGGCGGTGGGCCGGTATGAGGATCTGTCCACCCGACGGCAGCAGGCCCAGCAGGCGCAGGAGCGCTTCGCCGACCTCATTGTTCAGCGCGATCACGTCCAGGAGCAGCTGGGTGACCTGCGGGATCAGCGGGCCGACGTGCAGAAGGTGGTCGACGGCCTGCGGGCAAGGACTGGATTGTCGAGGTTGCTGCGTGATCGAGGCCAGGAAGACCAGACCCGCGAACAGCTTCGCGTCCTGTCCGACCGCATCCAGGAGACCAACACCGCAAGCATCCAGCTCAGCCACGAGATCCAGGCTTGCCACGAGCAGACCCTTCACGCCCCCACCGACCAGGAGATGACGCAGGCCCAGGACCAGGTCGAGGAGCTTGCTGGGGTTGTCGAGGTGCTCGATGACCGGGAGGCGATCACCGCGGAAGCCACCTGGCGTCAAGACGCCACCGGGGAGGTCACCCGGGCGGATCGAAACCGCCGCCGGGCACCCGCGGATGAGAATCCTGTCGCCGGTGATCTAACGGCCGAGATCACCGGTGGCTCTGCAGCGGCCTTCGTCGAATCGTTTACCTCCGGTGGGTGGCGCAGTACGGCGCCGACAACAGAGCAGGGATGGCACCAGGACACCTGGCGTAACCAGGGCTTTGAGCTGTAG
- a CDS encoding BsuBI/PstI family type II restriction endonuclease, translating into MRTPISPDEATKRLKLIFPRGAFDTTLSNDLAGWAISSLIYINAVAPQNSEPEVWARPTAVIWQQEDVLSEKTSDTDRQAWRAAAAKNFSAVQKLLNEWQVPVDSRFRENSRETLRDEILTGWKDLGAVRQRQGLPTSSSKPRWALESHFADLFNPALAQHELISAIESWTSQHLDAGARLKARRARALEAKEFEVAVTLPGGDVRKLEHGKSSLILKGVIEEWAPQRLKDPVVLTISEPGAKLLVQDQLLLAELGVAIDVGNLLPDALIADLGVNPVEFWVIEAVATSGPITERRKEELLAWAEEQRIRPETCYFLTAFASRNASPAKRHLKDLAGGTYAWYLDEPEMELAWNSIEARACTSLFPVSNS; encoded by the coding sequence ATGAGGACTCCTATCAGCCCGGACGAAGCAACCAAACGGCTCAAACTAATCTTCCCTCGCGGCGCTTTCGATACAACGTTGTCAAACGACCTCGCTGGCTGGGCGATCTCCAGCCTCATCTACATAAACGCTGTTGCCCCGCAAAATAGCGAACCAGAGGTATGGGCGCGGCCAACAGCGGTCATATGGCAGCAAGAAGATGTTCTCTCGGAAAAAACCAGTGACACTGATCGGCAGGCTTGGCGTGCGGCCGCGGCCAAGAATTTTTCCGCTGTCCAAAAGCTTCTAAACGAATGGCAGGTACCAGTAGATAGTCGGTTTCGGGAAAACAGTCGCGAGACTTTACGCGATGAAATCCTTACAGGCTGGAAGGACCTTGGGGCGGTACGGCAACGTCAAGGATTACCGACGTCGAGCAGTAAGCCACGCTGGGCCTTAGAAAGCCATTTCGCGGATCTTTTTAATCCCGCGCTGGCCCAACATGAACTAATTTCAGCAATCGAGTCATGGACTTCTCAGCACCTAGACGCTGGTGCCCGACTCAAAGCTCGTCGTGCACGTGCTTTGGAAGCCAAGGAGTTTGAAGTAGCTGTCACCCTGCCAGGTGGTGATGTACGCAAGCTAGAACACGGAAAGTCCTCACTCATCCTTAAAGGGGTCATTGAAGAATGGGCTCCACAACGGCTGAAAGATCCTGTAGTTCTCACCATCAGCGAACCTGGTGCAAAATTACTCGTCCAGGACCAGCTCCTTCTTGCAGAACTCGGTGTCGCCATCGACGTGGGAAATCTTCTTCCGGATGCCCTCATTGCCGATCTCGGCGTAAATCCAGTGGAATTCTGGGTAATCGAAGCTGTAGCAACGAGCGGCCCCATCACCGAACGCCGCAAAGAAGAACTCCTGGCCTGGGCTGAAGAGCAGAGAATACGGCCGGAGACCTGCTACTTCCTCACAGCTTTTGCTTCCCGCAACGCTTCCCCAGCAAAACGTCACCTCAAAGATCTGGCAGGCGGGACATATGCCTGGTACCTCGATGAACCCGAAATGGAATTGGCTTGGAACTCTATCGAGGCGAGAGCTTGCACCAGTTTATTTCCAGTAAGTAATAGCTAG
- a CDS encoding ArsR family transcriptional regulator — protein MLAMASETFSASGKMPTWREIEKELGISRRTVAYHLAALRESGMLPE, from the coding sequence GTGCTCGCTATGGCGTCTGAGACCTTTAGCGCCTCAGGGAAGATGCCTACTTGGCGAGAAATAGAAAAAGAGTTAGGTATTTCTCGACGGACAGTGGCTTATCATTTGGCCGCACTTCGGGAGAGTGGAATGCTCCCGGAGTAG
- the istB gene encoding IS21-like element helper ATPase IstB, with amino-acid sequence MTTTTATTTAASVYQQLRGHLTDLKLADAADALPAVLDQAQAEGWTLTQALEHLLRVEVTATDARRLAGRFRFANLPTGQTLDDFDHDAASGIDRSLLAELGTCRFIDTATNVLLIGPPGVGKTHIATGLGHAAVTAGYRVYFTSAADLAARCHRAAIEGKWSTMMRFFAGPTLLIIDELGYLPLPGEAASALFQVINQRYLKTSIVITTNRPVGAWGEILGDTTVAAAMLDRLLHRSVVITLDGASYRLRHHATAADELRRVTTGTNLR; translated from the coding sequence ATGACCACAACCACAGCCACCACGACGGCAGCGAGCGTCTATCAACAGCTGCGCGGCCACCTCACCGACCTGAAACTCGCCGACGCCGCGGACGCCCTCCCCGCCGTCCTCGACCAGGCCCAAGCCGAAGGATGGACCCTGACGCAGGCCCTCGAGCACCTACTGCGAGTCGAGGTCACCGCCACCGACGCCCGCCGCTTGGCTGGCCGGTTCCGGTTCGCGAACCTCCCCACCGGGCAGACCCTCGACGACTTCGATCACGACGCCGCATCCGGCATCGACCGGTCGCTGCTGGCCGAGCTCGGCACCTGCCGGTTCATCGACACCGCCACCAACGTGCTCCTGATCGGCCCGCCCGGCGTCGGGAAGACCCACATCGCCACCGGCCTCGGCCACGCCGCCGTCACCGCCGGCTACCGCGTCTACTTCACCTCCGCAGCCGACCTCGCCGCCCGCTGCCACCGCGCCGCAATCGAGGGCAAATGGTCCACGATGATGCGATTCTTCGCCGGCCCCACCCTGCTCATCATCGACGAGCTCGGCTACCTGCCACTACCCGGCGAGGCCGCCTCAGCCTTGTTCCAGGTCATCAACCAGCGCTACCTGAAAACCTCCATCGTGATCACCACGAACCGGCCCGTCGGAGCCTGGGGCGAGATCCTCGGCGACACCACCGTCGCCGCAGCCATGCTCGACCGGCTCTTGCACCGATCCGTCGTGATCACCCTCGATGGAGCCTCTTACCGGCTCCGCCACCACGCCACCGCCGCAGACGAACTCCGCCGCGTCACGACCGGCACGAACCTGCGCTAA
- the istA gene encoding IS21 family transposase: MLSERSSVDIHALKRQGMTISEIARRTNHDRKTIRAYLNGERQPGMRERTIPDSFDAFVDYATARLTEDPHLWAVTLLDELRPLGYEGSYPTLTRQIRARGLRPACTACAHVTKRANAVIEHPPGEETQFDWVEMPDPPAHWGFGRKTAYVLVGSLAHSGVWRGVISPSMDTPHLLAAMTTLLALLGGLTKTWRFDRMRTVLDHRTGDLVPQFAAFAKHHGVTAVVCRPRSGNRKGVVEKNNHTAAQRWWRTLPDDLTLEQAQASLNTFAAGQDDRRREGELGTTTASALFVNERLRPLPAVVFPVIITEERTATRQALIDWRGNRYSVPPELAAAKVEVRQRLGADIIDIATASGTVVARHQVAEPGLGVTIRSSGHVTALEAIAMASATPGRPHRRKERIPPGSAALRAAAALTGAAAPSTVISLAAYEQAAKNRNTLR, translated from the coding sequence ATGCTCTCAGAGAGGAGCAGCGTGGACATCCACGCTCTGAAACGGCAGGGGATGACGATCAGCGAGATCGCCCGCCGCACGAACCATGACCGCAAGACCATCCGCGCGTATCTGAACGGTGAACGCCAGCCCGGGATGCGTGAGCGCACCATCCCGGACTCGTTCGACGCGTTCGTCGACTACGCCACCGCGAGACTGACCGAGGACCCGCACCTGTGGGCGGTGACGCTGCTCGACGAGCTGCGACCGCTCGGTTACGAGGGGTCGTATCCGACGCTGACGCGGCAGATTCGTGCCCGCGGGCTGCGTCCGGCGTGCACCGCGTGCGCGCACGTCACCAAACGCGCAAACGCGGTCATCGAGCACCCGCCCGGGGAGGAGACCCAGTTCGACTGGGTCGAGATGCCCGACCCGCCCGCGCATTGGGGGTTCGGACGCAAGACCGCGTATGTCCTGGTCGGGTCGCTCGCGCACTCGGGTGTCTGGCGGGGCGTGATCTCCCCGTCGATGGACACCCCGCACCTGCTCGCCGCGATGACGACCCTGCTCGCCCTGCTGGGCGGGCTCACGAAGACCTGGCGGTTCGACCGGATGCGGACGGTCCTGGACCACCGCACCGGCGACCTGGTCCCGCAGTTCGCCGCGTTCGCGAAGCACCACGGCGTCACCGCGGTGGTCTGCCGGCCGAGGTCGGGGAACAGGAAGGGCGTGGTCGAGAAGAACAATCACACCGCCGCGCAACGCTGGTGGCGGACCTTGCCCGACGACCTCACCCTCGAGCAAGCGCAGGCCAGCCTGAACACGTTCGCCGCAGGGCAGGACGACCGGCGGCGTGAGGGCGAGCTCGGGACGACGACAGCGTCCGCCCTGTTCGTGAACGAGCGGCTCAGACCGCTACCTGCGGTTGTGTTCCCTGTGATCATCACAGAGGAGCGCACCGCGACCCGGCAAGCGCTGATCGACTGGCGCGGGAATCGCTACTCCGTCCCGCCCGAACTCGCCGCCGCGAAAGTCGAGGTCCGGCAGCGGCTCGGCGCGGACATCATCGACATCGCCACCGCATCGGGGACGGTCGTCGCCCGCCACCAGGTCGCCGAACCCGGCCTCGGCGTCACGATCCGCAGCAGCGGCCATGTCACCGCACTGGAGGCCATCGCGATGGCGTCAGCGACACCAGGACGCCCGCACCGCCGCAAAGAACGCATCCCACCCGGCAGCGCCGCGCTGCGCGCTGCCGCAGCCCTCACCGGCGCTGCAGCGCCTTCGACCGTGATCAGCCTGGCCGCTTACGAGCAGGCCGCGAAGAACAGGAACACCCTCCGATGA
- a CDS encoding IS6 family transposase, with the protein MGIFSDRHFPREIILWAVRWYCRYGVSYRDLEEMMTERGAPVDHTTIYRWVQKYAPELDKQTRWYRQVPDWQARSWRVDETYIRVGGTWCYLYRAITAGGQTLDFYLSPKRNVAAAKRFLAKTLRANKSAGYPRVISTDKAPSLARAISDLKAEGICPSTVEHRRVKYLNNVIEGDHGRLKRILGPKGAFKNRTSAYRTLKGVEAMHSLRKGQGTMFAYGQPNPDAVIVNRVFENA; encoded by the coding sequence ATGGGCATCTTCTCGGATCGTCATTTCCCTCGCGAGATCATTCTGTGGGCGGTGCGGTGGTACTGCCGCTACGGCGTGAGCTACCGCGATCTGGAAGAGATGATGACCGAGCGTGGTGCGCCGGTTGATCACACCACCATCTACCGTTGGGTCCAGAAATATGCTCCTGAACTGGACAAACAAACGCGGTGGTATCGGCAAGTTCCTGACTGGCAAGCCCGGTCCTGGCGGGTGGATGAAACCTATATCCGGGTCGGCGGCACGTGGTGCTACCTCTATCGGGCGATCACCGCCGGTGGACAGACCCTGGACTTTTACCTCTCCCCGAAGCGGAACGTGGCCGCAGCGAAGCGTTTCCTGGCGAAGACGCTGCGGGCGAATAAATCGGCAGGCTATCCGCGGGTGATCAGCACCGACAAGGCCCCCTCACTCGCCAGGGCAATCTCTGACTTGAAGGCGGAAGGCATCTGTCCATCGACGGTCGAGCATCGTCGGGTGAAATACCTCAACAATGTCATTGAAGGCGATCATGGCCGGCTGAAACGGATCCTGGGGCCGAAGGGGGCGTTCAAAAACCGAACATCCGCCTACCGGACTCTGAAAGGGGTGGAGGCGATGCACTCATTGCGGAAAGGCCAGGGCACGATGTTTGCCTACGGGCAACCGAACCCGGATGCGGTGATCGTCAACCGGGTATTCGAGAATGCCTGA
- a CDS encoding helix-turn-helix domain-containing protein, with protein sequence MSLINDNLPPREPHEAPEHIDMLVGPGQTVDNRRFGALLARLREDAGLSRSDASAELGLSSEYLRLIENGKRTPALGNMRNFLDVYQARGVVRSLQPGGDRPDLLIFPPDEMDPTIVEFTSRIREARGSSSRASRRRGLPKGIGRDRFPADHAEELGQVVSLLTLVDRQTLAKVRDFLQSAADGDVDPLIE encoded by the coding sequence GTGAGCCTGATAAATGACAACCTCCCCCCGAGGGAACCGCATGAAGCGCCGGAGCATATCGACATGCTCGTTGGCCCGGGCCAAACTGTCGACAACCGCAGATTTGGCGCATTACTGGCACGCCTACGCGAGGATGCGGGACTATCCCGATCGGACGCATCGGCAGAGCTCGGCCTGTCCTCGGAGTATTTGCGTCTCATAGAAAACGGCAAGCGCACACCTGCCCTCGGGAACATGCGCAATTTTCTCGATGTGTACCAAGCCCGGGGGGTGGTGCGGTCCCTTCAGCCCGGGGGTGACCGGCCGGATTTACTCATCTTCCCCCCGGACGAAATGGATCCGACGATCGTCGAGTTCACTAGCCGCATACGTGAAGCACGGGGCAGCTCTTCTAGAGCTTCACGGCGAAGGGGTCTTCCGAAGGGGATCGGGCGTGACCGCTTCCCTGCAGACCATGCAGAAGAGTTGGGGCAGGTGGTCTCTTTGTTGACACTTGTTGATCGCCAAACGCTCGCGAAGGTTCGAGATTTTCTTCAATCTGCGGCCGATGGCGATGTCGACCCTCTGATCGAATAG
- a CDS encoding ParA family protein → MIIGVVNGKGGVGKTTTSIYLGQAFSNLGYDVTVIDLDLQGSASDWADRAEASGTPLPFPVDVSNLKRLPRLVAGINKDAVVILDTPPGDARSIDAAIEVSDFVIVPTQASGIEVARVWETLPSLSGIPFGVLITAARLGTRNLDDVREVFKDQEVPLFDGCIPMRESIRDAFGTSPAKTEGYESVAKEILEALQ, encoded by the coding sequence ATGATCATCGGAGTAGTGAACGGCAAGGGGGGAGTCGGGAAAACGACCACCTCGATCTATCTGGGGCAAGCGTTCAGCAACCTTGGTTACGACGTCACGGTCATTGACCTTGACCTCCAGGGCTCAGCCTCCGACTGGGCTGACCGCGCTGAAGCATCGGGAACTCCCCTGCCGTTCCCTGTCGACGTTTCCAACCTGAAGCGCCTCCCCCGACTCGTGGCCGGCATCAACAAGGACGCCGTCGTGATCCTCGATACCCCGCCCGGTGACGCTCGTTCCATTGATGCCGCCATCGAAGTATCGGACTTCGTGATCGTCCCCACGCAAGCGTCCGGCATTGAGGTCGCTCGAGTCTGGGAGACACTCCCGTCCCTCAGCGGCATCCCCTTTGGCGTTCTCATCACCGCGGCCCGCTTGGGGACCCGGAATCTGGATGATGTGCGCGAAGTCTTCAAGGACCAGGAAGTCCCTTTGTTCGATGGCTGCATCCCGATGAGGGAAAGTATCCGTGATGCGTTCGGAACATCCCCGGCGAAGACCGAGGGCTACGAAAGTGTGGCGAAGGAGATCCTGGAGGCATTGCAGTGA
- a CDS encoding toxin-antitoxin system HicB family antitoxin has protein sequence MTSKKSKFQPPAAAKEAPRRSMVEAFVEPEEPVTMFTLRMNSELHRQLKVQAANEGRPMKEILEELLRGYLDKKGA, from the coding sequence GTGACCAGTAAGAAGTCGAAGTTCCAGCCGCCGGCAGCGGCGAAGGAAGCTCCTCGGCGGAGTATGGTGGAAGCTTTTGTGGAGCCGGAGGAGCCTGTCACGATGTTCACGTTGCGGATGAACTCTGAGTTGCATCGTCAGCTGAAGGTTCAGGCGGCGAATGAGGGGCGTCCGATGAAGGAGATTCTGGAGGAGCTTCTCCGGGGCTACCTCGACAAAAAGGGGGCCTAG